A portion of the Cydia strobilella chromosome 5, ilCydStro3.1, whole genome shotgun sequence genome contains these proteins:
- the LOC134741811 gene encoding uncharacterized protein LOC134741811 yields the protein MQMPLFFFQKYKRPFDTASLLVFLFHLVAHACGTHFASYVTVNTPVHSFRHGVGDPLPMRGYQGYRSSSRPPVRQTQRQTQQRGGGGGYPRLKPRMPFDSEETRGDGFNSLSWPYDDQQETSIPVLPPSPYKVDSPDPESLWPEGLFLPPVSASRSGFGRRTDAEPETVDPYLVLGSEAIAAVGRARQHGVYFHDVPHVESLLALQRLRARLRLRPHRLASIRHTWPFNRP from the exons ATGCAAATGCCT ttgtttttttttcagaaatacaaacgtccgTTTGACACAGCCAGTCTTCTGGTATTCCTGTTTCATCTGGTCGCGCATGCGTGCGGCACACACTTCGCATCCTACGTGACCGTGAACACGCCAGTCCACAGCTTCAGGCACGGCGTCGGGGACCCGCTACCAATGCGGGGGTACCAGGGCTATAGGAGCTCGAGTC GACCACCAGTGCGGCAAACTCAACGTCAAACGCAACaacgcggcggcggcggcggctacCCGCGCCTGAAGCCGCGCATGCCCTTCGATAGCGAAGAAACACGCGGCGATGGATTCAACAGTCTGTCGTGGCCTTATGATGACCAacaag AAACCTCTATCCCCGTGCTTCCGCCGTCGCCATACAAAGTGGACTCGCCAGACCCGGAGTCGCTCTGGCCTGAGGGTCTCTTTCTGCCGCCAGTCAGCGCCTCCCGTTCCGGCTTTGGCCGCAGGACTGACGCCG AGCCGGAAACGGTCGACCCGTACCTGGTGCTCGGTTCGGAAGCGATAGCGGCGGTGGGTCGGGCGCGGCAGCACGGCGTGTACTTCCACGACGTCCCGCACGTGGAGTCCCTGCTCGCGCTCCAgcggctgcgcgcgcgcctccGCCTGCGCCCGCACCGCCTCGCCAGCATACGGCACACGTGGCCGTTCAACCGACCTTAG